The sequence ACTTCATTGACACCGCCAGTATTCATCAGGGCGGTTTTAACCTGGTTTTCACATCCGCTACAGGTCATTCCCTCGACCGCAAACGTCACCATGGTGTTGTGCGGATCGGTGCTAGCCATTGCGGCCAAACCGATTTCCGTGTTTTCAACGGCGGCGGTTTTGATCCCTTTGGCGCCGCAGACGGCCTTATCGCAGTTGCCGAAACAGGATGGGGCTTTGTCGCAGGCCAGGGTGGCGTTGGTGCCTGAACTGCTGCTCATCTTGACGCCGCTGTCCTTTCCGCCACCGCAGGCAAAAGAGGTAGTCGGTGAACCGATCATAGTCAAACCCAGAAAAATCGCTGTGCTGAAAAACAATGCTTTTCTCATGACCTGTTTCCTCCGTTGTGTAACATTATGTTATAATTAGGCTTACTTGTTTCATTCAATTTTATCGGACTCTCTGCTGTCTAATCAGGACTTATTATCTCCTCTTTTTTGAGTTAAACAGCCCGGCTGTCCGGAAAGTTCCCGAAATTATAATTTTTATGATTTTTTGATAAAACCCCGAATACTGAAACATAAAAGATGGGGAATTTCTGTATCAAATCCCTGATTTATTACTCTATACAGTACAGAGGGGGGTTCGTTAACCGGGGGAATATCTCGAAAGCGATTTTGAGCTATTCCCCATAATTTATCCCCGGAAATGGTTAATTTTTATAAAAAAGAAAGACGAACCATGAATGTCCGCCTTTTTAAAATGTTTGCTCTTAACTGATCAACCTACTTTTTGATGGGCTTTATCCTCTTCACTCACCGAACTGCTCTCATTGAGTTTTTTTTTCAAATGATAATCAACTGCGGCCGCAATGAAATCACGGAAAAGTGGATGGGCTTTGGTCGGACGCGATTTCAATTCCGGGTGGAATTGCACTCCCACAAACCAGGGATGCTTTTTAACCTCAATTATTTCCACCAACCGTCCATCGGGAGAAAGCCCGATCAGTTCCAGGTCGGTATTCTCGAACAGGCTCCGGTAGGCATTATTGAACTCGTAGCGGTGCCGGTGTCGTTCGGAGATTTCCTCGGTTCCATAAGCCTCGTAGGATTTCGAATTTTTATTGAGGATGGCCCGGTAGGCCCCGAGTCTCATGGTTCCTCCGAGATTGGCCACACCCTGCTGATCGGCCATCAAATGAATCACCGGGTCTTTCAGGTCGGCATAAAATTCATAGCTGTGGGCACCCTCGAGTCCACAGACATTGCGGGCGTACTCGATCACGGCGCACTGCATACCGAGACAAATTCCCAGGAAGGGGATATTATTTTCACGGACATGACGAATCGATTCGATTTTCCCTTCGACACCTCGCTCACCGAAACCGCCGGGGATCAGGAGTCCATCGACATCGGAGAGAAACTGGTCGGCGCCTTTTTGCTTGATATCCTCCGATGAAACCCAGACCAGATCGACCCGCGCATCATTGGCCTGACCGGCATGAATGAACGATTCGATAATCGACTTGTAGGCGTCTTTAAGATAAACATATTTTCCGCAGATGGCGATTTTGACATTGTGCGAAGGGTGTTTGATTTTCGAGACCATCTCTTCCCAGTCGGTCAGGTCCGGGTCCCCGTTGGTCAGATGGAGGTGTTCGCAGACAGCCCGATCGAATCCCTCGCTGTGAAACCGGATCGGGATTTCATAAATCGTTTCGGCATCGATGGCCGTGATAACGTGTTTCGGCGGGACATTACAGAACAGACCGATTTTCTTACGGATCGAATCATCGAGTTCTTTGGCTGTCCGGCAAACCAGGATTTTCGGTTGAATTCCGATTTCACGGAGGGCCTTGACCGAATGCTGGGTCGGTTTCGTTTTCACCTCGCCGGCGGTGGGAATATAGGGTACCAGGGTCAGGTGGATGAAAATGGTATCTTCCGGTTCGCTTTCGAGGGCCATCTGTCGGATGGCCTCCAGAAACGGAAGTGATTCGATATCCCCGACGGTGCCGCCGATCTCGACGATGACCACATCGGTTTCGGGATTTTTCTTGGCCGGGCGCTTGATCGATTCCTTGATTTCCTCGGTAATATGGGGAATCACCTGGACGGTTGCGCCAAGGTAATCTCCCCGCCGCTCGCGGCTGATGACGGTATGGTAAACCTGGCCGGTGGTGACATTGTTGTCCTTGGTCATATTCTTGTCGAGAAAACGCTCGTAATGCCCCAGGTCCAGGTCGGTTTCCGATCCATCATCGAGGACAAACACCTCCCCGTGCTGAAACGGATTCATGGTTCCCGGATCGACGTTTATGTACGGGTCGCATTTGATAATATCAACATTGAAGCCCCGCTTTTTCAGAAGGAGACCGAGTGATGCTGAGGTTATCCCTTTACCCAGGGCGGATACCACCCCGCCGGTGATAAAGATGTACTTGGTCTTTTTCTCAGGCACGTTACTCTCCGCTTATTTAAATGAATTACGAAAAATACCTCTCAACTCCCTTTAAGTCTTCAGGTGTGTCTATCGAATATAATTTGTTTTTTATTTTAAAAATCTTAATCTTTTCGCGATTTTCGAGTATCCTGAGCTGTTCTAATGATTCCGCCTTTTCCATCGGGGTTTGTTTCCAGGCGGTAAACCGTTTCAAACCGGTCTTTCTAAAAAAATATACTCCAATATGATAGTAATATTTGAAATGTTTCAGACGGCTGCCTTTGACGCCCTGAAGAAACGGCAGAGGATACCGGGAGAACCAGAGAGCATAATCATCAGGATCCATAATCATCTTAACCCGGTTAGGATCATAAAGACACTCATCGCTTTCGACCGCCCGTGCGAGGGTGGCGAAATTCATTCTTTTATCAGCCAGCATGGCTTTTAGGACTCGATCGTAAACGGCCGCTTTGACGCCAAGAACATCGGCCTGGATGTTCAAAAATATTTCTCCCCCGGTTTTACCGGCCATCTCGGCGGTCCGGTCGGACCCGGTCCGGTGGGATCGGGAGGTCATGAACGCTTCTCCGCCGAATCCTTGAACCGCTTTGGCTATCAACGTGGTATCGGTGGCCACTACCACCCGGTCGATCAACCGGGCCCGCGAGGCCTCCCGGTAAAGGTGCTCAATCAGAGGTTTTCCGGCTATCGGGGCCAGCGGTTTGCCGGGAAAACGTCTTGACCCCAGACGGGCGGGAATAACGGCTACTATCTGCGATTTCATATCAGTTAAAACCCCCGGTCATGACAAAATATTCCCCATCGGTCCCTGCCCAACCGGAATGACTGATATCATTGCAAATCCGTATCGTTTCCGGAGACAACTTTCCCATTTTTACGGGGACTGAATCCAGACCTGCCGGCCCGGACAGACGGCGAATTTCATCCTTTGAAACAGGCACAAGTGAAAATAGGCGCCGCGACCACGGCTGTCAAGTTTAAAAAAATTCCGGGGAATCGCTATTTATGGTTTCGGCCGGCCGGGTAAAGCTTCGGAATCCTGAACCGATAAAAATAATAGATGTATCAAATTGAAACAGGACTGAGGAATGGATACCATAATTTCAAGATTCCATGAATTCACTCCGGTCGTAGCACAACAACCGGATAACCAAATCCCGGATCATGAACGACTTTTCTCACTGGCGGTCGATATTTACATGGGTCGATCTCTATCGCCTGAAGATATAGACGCGATTGAAAGAACCACCCCGCCCAACAGTCTTTTTTTTCTTCTGGCGGGCAACAAATATATTCATCCGGAAGGCGTGCAACTGGTCAGTCCGGAATTCATCCGGCAGACTATCAGCAATGATCCGTCATGCCTGTTTTATCGCCAGATTGCGGCGGGGCATGGTCCGTCAGGATCAGACGGCCGGGTATGCGCCGCCCGCCTGGGCCGGGACCGATTCGGCGAAGAAATTTCAGCCGGAGTAATTATCAGGCAAAACTGGCGGCAACGGGATTATGACAGCGAGATTTTTTATCAGACGATCGGATTGCTGAGAAGATTCTACGATGAATTTAGTGCCTCCGGGGCGATTCAGAAATTTCTCGACGACAATTCTTCTTACCGCTACGCCATCCGGTCCGATTCACGGAAAATTATCAAGTCTTTGCCCCCGACCGAGGCCGACCGGCAGTCGGATATGGAACTGACTGTCGACCGATTGAATTCGCTGGTGCTTTCCGAACTTCCTAATCTTGGTATGATTCCCGATGATAAAATCATTCCCGATAACCGGATAAAAAATCTCGATATAAAAAATTGCACTATCCTCGATACCGCTTTCACCCTGATATCGGTTGCCATGAAAATTGCCCGAATGGAAACCCACGGCCCTCATGACACGTTGATTCAGGGATTCTCTCAAACCCTGAGCAACCGGCTGGAAATAATCGAAAGGGCGATCGGTAATTTGAACAATCGGCCGGGAATATCTTTCAATCAGGAAGACCTGGAATTGATGAATCGAATCCATGGGGCCGCCGAAGAAATCGGGCGGCTGGCCAGATGGATAGAACTTTATAACGGTGGAACGGTGGCGGGAATATCGGCGGTTGATTTTAATCAACTGATGTGCCGAAAGACTGCAGAATTTACCAAGATGAGGGCGCCGGGATGCCGGATCAAGATGGAATTGACCGATGACCCGCCCGGTATAAAAACCGATCCGGATCTGGTCAATCTGGCAATGAATGAAATCCTCGAGACCCTGCTTTCATTCGGGGCCGGGGAAGTCAATATCCAGTCAGAGGTTTCCGGTGAATCCATGGAAATTCATATCAACTGCCGTATCTGTCCCGAATTATTACCGAATCGAAGCGATCTTACGGGCGAAATCGAACAGACATTTGAAAAATCCGGTTCGGTCGGCGACCGTCCGGGCCTGTTAATCGCCGGGCGGGTGGTTGAAACGTACGGCGGGCGGCTGGTCATCAATCATGACAATGGTGAATTTCGGGCCTGCCTGACCCTGCCCGCATCATTTACAGGGAGTCATATATATACCAATGCATAGAGCCTCCGACAAATCCGCCCGCATCCTGCTAGTCGATAACGACGCCGATATAAGAATCTCGGTTGAGAAACTTTTGAGACAGAGTGATTATGAAGTTATCTCTGCCGGGCGGTGTCATGAGGCAATTAAAATCATAAACTCCGGGGGAATCGACCTGATCATCACCGATCTGCATCTGCCCGACGGAAGCGGTTTGGATATTATCACTCGCGCACGGGAGTACGGACGGGAAACGGCGGTGATTATCCAGACCAGACACGGCTCAATCGATGAGGCGCTGGAGACATTGAAAAAGGGAGCCTGTCATTACCTGACCAAGCCGGCGCATGATGAGGAACTGCTCCATTTAATCGAGAAGGCTCTGGAATACCGGGATATTCGTGAAGAGCTGTATTCTTTGCGGGAAGAAGTCGCCTGGAGGCACAGTTTTGACAGCCTGATCGGCGTATCCCGGGCAATGGAGCAAATTAAAATACTGGCGGCGCGGGTGGCGGCCACCGACCTGACGGTACTGATTACCGGGGAACCGGGAACGGGTCGGGAGTTGCTGGCCCGAACCATTCATTATCATTCCGCCCGCCGACGACGGGGCTTTGTCGCCATTGATGGAACCATTCTTTCCCAATATTTACCGGATTTAATCGGAATCAGCCGCACAACAGCCGATAAAGTAGTCCCCGAACCGGGTGATTTAATAAACAAAGCCCATGGCGGAACGCTTTTCATAGATGAAATCGGGGAGTTATCAATGGAATTCCAGAATAGCCTTATGGATATTCTCCGGACATCGAAAGAAGCGGACGGTTCACCCGGGCCAAATATCCGTCTTCTCGGTTCCACCGCCAGGGATCTCGGGGTTATGGTGCGAGAGGGTCAATTCCGCGAGGATCTTTATTACAGGATAAACACTCTGCCGATCAAGATTCCGCCTCTTCGGGAACGGCCCGAAGATATCCCCGTCCTGGTCGATCATTTTCTGAAATCAGCCGATGATGCCGGACGGGTGGCAATGACCCCGGAAGCCATGGGGAAAATTTTGCACTATGACTGGCCGGGGAATATCCGCGAGCTGGAAAACACCATCGGCCGGGCGATAGCACTCTGCCGAAACCGTCAGATCGAACCGGATGATATCATTTTCATCAATTCCCGGACAACCCCGGAAACCGCCCGGGCCGGTGAAAACCGGGTCTCCATCGCGGCCGGGACACTGGAGGACAGCCTTAAGGAACGGATCGAGGCGACTCTCAGCGCCAATAACTGGAACCTGACCCGGACAGCCGTACACCTTGGGATCGGCCGGACGACGCTCTGGCGAAAAATCAGAAAGTACAACATCAGGAAAAATAAAGAGGTTCCGGCGGGGTAATCGAACCGCCATTTAATGTTAAAAAGGGGCAGGCAGTGAACAAGAGCACAATATTATCCGGATCGAATGAAGCGACCCGTATCGTCGGGAAAAAACTGAGCGGGTCCGGTCATCGGCTGGCCCGGATATTTTCCCGATGTTTCAGTTCCGTTTTTAAAAACAGGAAAAATATTTACGACCTGTTTTTCTCTCTGACCAAAAAGCTGAATAAGTTCTTCTCCATATCGCATGCCATCCTGATAATCCATTCCGAAC is a genomic window of Candidatus Zixiibacteriota bacterium containing:
- a CDS encoding cation transporter, whose amino-acid sequence is MRKALFFSTAIFLGLTMIGSPTTSFACGGGKDSGVKMSSSSGTNATLACDKAPSCFGNCDKAVCGAKGIKTAAVENTEIGLAAMASTDPHNTMVTFAVEGMTCSGCENQVKTALMNTGGVNEVVKVSYQSGAAIVKYDSEKVKAEDLVKAVKNLGYEASLMTASIAPIDKTDANQKTEKM
- a CDS encoding CTP synthase yields the protein MPEKKTKYIFITGGVVSALGKGITSASLGLLLKKRGFNVDIIKCDPYINVDPGTMNPFQHGEVFVLDDGSETDLDLGHYERFLDKNMTKDNNVTTGQVYHTVISRERRGDYLGATVQVIPHITEEIKESIKRPAKKNPETDVVIVEIGGTVGDIESLPFLEAIRQMALESEPEDTIFIHLTLVPYIPTAGEVKTKPTQHSVKALREIGIQPKILVCRTAKELDDSIRKKIGLFCNVPPKHVITAIDAETIYEIPIRFHSEGFDRAVCEHLHLTNGDPDLTDWEEMVSKIKHPSHNVKIAICGKYVYLKDAYKSIIESFIHAGQANDARVDLVWVSSEDIKQKGADQFLSDVDGLLIPGGFGERGVEGKIESIRHVRENNIPFLGICLGMQCAVIEYARNVCGLEGAHSYEFYADLKDPVIHLMADQQGVANLGGTMRLGAYRAILNKNSKSYEAYGTEEISERHRHRYEFNNAYRSLFENTDLELIGLSPDGRLVEIIEVKKHPWFVGVQFHPELKSRPTKAHPLFRDFIAAAVDYHLKKKLNESSSVSEEDKAHQKVG
- the kdsB gene encoding 3-deoxy-manno-octulosonate cytidylyltransferase; translation: MKSQIVAVIPARLGSRRFPGKPLAPIAGKPLIEHLYREASRARLIDRVVVATDTTLIAKAVQGFGGEAFMTSRSHRTGSDRTAEMAGKTGGEIFLNIQADVLGVKAAVYDRVLKAMLADKRMNFATLARAVESDECLYDPNRVKMIMDPDDYALWFSRYPLPFLQGVKGSRLKHFKYYYHIGVYFFRKTGLKRFTAWKQTPMEKAESLEQLRILENREKIKIFKIKNKLYSIDTPEDLKGVERYFS
- a CDS encoding sigma-54-dependent Fis family transcriptional regulator produces the protein MHRASDKSARILLVDNDADIRISVEKLLRQSDYEVISAGRCHEAIKIINSGGIDLIITDLHLPDGSGLDIITRAREYGRETAVIIQTRHGSIDEALETLKKGACHYLTKPAHDEELLHLIEKALEYRDIREELYSLREEVAWRHSFDSLIGVSRAMEQIKILAARVAATDLTVLITGEPGTGRELLARTIHYHSARRRRGFVAIDGTILSQYLPDLIGISRTTADKVVPEPGDLINKAHGGTLFIDEIGELSMEFQNSLMDILRTSKEADGSPGPNIRLLGSTARDLGVMVREGQFREDLYYRINTLPIKIPPLRERPEDIPVLVDHFLKSADDAGRVAMTPEAMGKILHYDWPGNIRELENTIGRAIALCRNRQIEPDDIIFINSRTTPETARAGENRVSIAAGTLEDSLKERIEATLSANNWNLTRTAVHLGIGRTTLWRKIRKYNIRKNKEVPAG